One window from the genome of Podospora pseudocomata strain CBS 415.72m chromosome 6, whole genome shotgun sequence encodes:
- a CDS encoding hypothetical protein (EggNog:ENOG503NXE2; COG:S), which yields MASLQPEPRGRSRASSAASSIRSNTSDTKRSFFGSLKDIVKRSSRSPSPNPNKMCNPFFTSAATVTANDMAAGAPLSEAPPPYTAQPPQPNPSISIDKPTTNPQHRTPSPSPSATSILSTPEDPYAFLSMFDTIFLIDDSGSMSSQNRWKETKSALQAIAPICTAHDSDGVDVYFLNSKNPAHPSTGFIGRKTAQSINQLFSDVHPTGWTPTGSRIRNILGPYVKRYVEMVKRGVDPDNTGIKPVNVIVITDGAASDDPEGVIVNLARKLDEVEAPSHQVGIQFFQVGDDGEAGKALRELDDGLRGVRDMVDTVSFDQRGSWADGGGRVLSAEGILKTVLGAVVKRLDRRVVGERQGGLLAPRS from the coding sequence ATGGCCTCTTTACAACCAGAACCCCGCGGCCGCTCTCGAGcatcctcagcagcctcttCTATCAGGTCCAACACCAGTGACACCAAAAGAAGCTTCTTCGGCTCTCTCAAAGACATAGTCAAGAGATCCTCCcgctcaccctcaccaaacccaaacaaGATGTgcaaccccttcttcaccagcgCGGCGACAGTGACGGCAAACGACATGGCAGCCGGAGCCCCGTTGTCAgaagcaccacccccctacACGGCCCAGcccccccagcccaacccatcaatctCCATCgacaaacccaccaccaacccccaacaccggaccccctccccctctccctcagcaacgtccatcctctccaccccggAAGACCCTTatgccttcctctccatgTTCGACACCATCTTTCTGATTGACGACTCAGGCTCAATGTCCTCCCAAAACAGGTGGAAAGAAACCAAATCAGCCCTGCAAGCCATCGCACCTATTTGCACCGCCCACGACAGCGACGGGGTAGACGTCTActtcctcaactccaaaaaCCCCGCGCACCCCTCCACAGGGTTTATAGGGAGGAAAACAGCGCAGTCGATCAACCAGCTGTTTAGCGACGTGCACCCCACAGGATGGACACCCACCGGTTCAAGAATCAGGAACATTCTCGGTCCATATGTCAAGAGATATGTCgagatggtgaagaggggtGTGGACCCGGATAACACGGGGATTAAGCCGGTGAATGTGATTGTGATTACGGACGGGGCGGCGAGCGATGACCCGGAGGGGGTGATTGTCAACCTGGCGAGGAAGCTGGACGAGGTTGAGGCGCCGAGTCACCAGGTCGGGATACAGTTTTTTcaggttggggatgatggggaggcggggaaggcgctgagggagttggatgatgggttgaggggggtgagggatatGGTTGATACTGTGAGCTTCGATCAGAGGGGCAGTTgggcggatgggggggggagggtgttgagtgcCGAGGGGATTTTGAAGACGGTgctgggggcggtggtgaagaggttggatcggagggttgtgggggagaggcagggggggttgttggcgcCTAGGAGTTAG
- the PMC1_3 gene encoding plasma membrane calcium (EggNog:ENOG503NX5D; COG:P) translates to MTSQNKSKEAPREYGRRDYLSASELDYESIASNLKLSDDVEKSDEANKPEFPVSTDLPVNDNQFTFAPSQLSKLFDPKSLSVLYKLGGLAVSGGASLSYPATGPLTVA, encoded by the exons ATGACCTCCCAGAATAAGTCGAAGGAGGCCCCCAGGGAATATGGCCGACGAGACTACCTGTCAGCTTCTGAGTTGGATTACGAAAG TATCGCGAGTAACCTTAAGCTCtcggatgatgttgagaaatCAGACGAGGCCAACAAGCCCGAATTCCCGGTTAGCACCGACCTCCCGGTCAACGACAATCAATTTACGTTTGCTCCAAGTCAACTTAGCAAGCTTTTCGACCCCAAAAGCCTATCCGTCTTGTACAAGTTGGGTGGTCTCGCGGTTTCCGGAGGTGCATCACTCTCCTACCCGGCAACGGGCCCTCTCACCGTGGCATGA
- the DIA4 gene encoding Serine--tRNA ligase, mitochondrial (COG:J; EggNog:ENOG503NV6W): MRPSLSGVAASKPFTCLPCLLRTSTRNSFQRPVLTYTERTTPRLSTAQFSHCARQLHAQEAPDQTAAFNTAASLRPTTAPKPLLDIKHIRLNPDLYSQNCIDRNYKSLAEYPHKINALFAEWQAQQKAGRALRERGNILRRRLAGPGGTSRDDPREIIDEFGDMSREEILEEARKVKAGLAGIEETEGKLQAEMERLALAIPNLTSDETPRGTEPEVMSYINNHPEPEPALSDRVWRSHVHVGAELGLLDFAGAASSSGWGWYYLLDEAADLEQALISYALATATRAGWRQVSPPSVVYGHIAAACGFQPRDANGETQIYAIAQSREDAARGKPELVLAGTAEIPLAGMKADTVLDEADLPLKRVAVSRCYRAEAGARGSETKGLYRVHEFTKVEMFSWTLPDQVETEEIFDEMIDLQTEILGGLGLHCRVLEMPTADLGASATRKCDIEAFFPSRRERNDGWGEVTSASICTDYQTRRLATRLKTKEGKLVYPWTVNGTALAVPRVLAAILENGWNESEKSVLIPEVLRPWMDGREKIGPRHRMN, from the coding sequence ATGAGGCCATCCTTGTCAGGTGTCGCGGCATCCAAGCCGTTCACCTGCCTCCCATGTCTCCTCCGAACCTCAACCAGAAACAGCTTCCAGCGCCCCGTCCTCACCTACACAGAAAGAACCACCCCCAGGTTATCAACAGCGCAATTCTCCCACTGCGCCCGACAGCTCCACGCCCAAGAAGCCCCCGACCAAACCGCCGCTTTCAACACAgccgcctccctccgccCAACCACAGCCCCTAAACCCCTCCTCGATATTAAGCACATCCGCCTCAACCCCGACCTCTACTCCCAAAACTGCATCGATAGAAATTATAAATCTCTCGCCGAATACCCCCACAAGATCAATGCCTTGTTTGCGGAATGGCAAGCTCAGCAAAAAGCCGGCCGCGCCCtcagggaaaggggaaataTTCTCCGCCGTCGGTTGGCTGGTCCGGGCGGCACCTCCCGTGACGATCCCCGCGAGATTATTGACGAGTTTGGTGACATGAGTCGggaggagattttggaggaggcgcgGAAAGTAAAGGCTGGCTTGGCGGGGAttgaggagacggaggggaAGCTGCAGGCTGAGATGGAAAGATTGGCGCTGGCGATCCCGAATTTGACGAGTGATGAGACGCCCCGCGGGACGGAGCCGGAGGTCATGAGTTATATCAACAATCACCCCGAGCCTGAGCCGGCGTTGTCGGATAGAGTGTGGAGGAGTCATGTGCATGTTGGTGCGGAATTGGGACTTTTGGACTTTGCCGGGGCggcgtcttcttctgggTGGGGGTGGTATTACCTTTTGGATGAGGCGGCGGATTTGGAACAGGCCTTGATCAGCTATGCTTTGGCTACGGCTACACGGGCAGGGTGGAGGCAGGTCTCCCCTCCGAGCGTGGTGTATGGACatattgctgctgcttgtggGTTTCAGCCGAGGGACGCGAATGGGGAGACGCAGATTTACGCTATTGCTCAGTCGAGGGAGGATGCGGCGAGGGGGAAGCCGGAGTTGGTGCTGGCTGGGACGGCGGAGATTCCATTGGCCGGGATGAAGGCTGATACTGTGCTGGACGAGGCTGATTTGCCATTGAAGAGGGTAGCGGTTTCACGATGCTACAGGGCGGAAGCGGGGGCTAGAGGGAGTGAGACGAAGGGGCTTTACAGGGTGCACGAGTTCACAAAGGTGGAGATGTTTTCTTGGACGCTGCCAGATCAGGTCGAGACGGAAGAGATCTTTGACGAGATGATTGATCTCCAGACGGAAATCTTGGGCGGGCTAGGGCTACACTGCCGGGTCTTGGAGATGCCCACTGCTGATTTGGGGGCGTCGGCTACGAGAAAGTGTGATATTGAGGCGTTCTTCCCGTCCAGAAGGGAGCGGAATGATGGCTGGGGAGAGGTTACGAGCGCCAGTATTTGCACCGACTACCAGACTAGGAGGTTGGCGACTAGActcaagaccaaggaggggaagctggTGTATCCTTGGACTGTCAACGGGACTGCTCTTGCTGTTCCGAGAGTTTTGGCGGCGATTTTGGAGAACGGGTGGAATGAGTCGGAGAAGAGTGTTTTGATCCCTGAAGTGTTGCGAccttggatggatgggagagAGAAGATTGGGCCGAGGCACCGGATGAACTAG